One Acidobacteriota bacterium genomic window, TGTGCCTGATCGAAGGCACCAACCTCTCCGAGGGACGCGGCACCACGCGCCCCTTCGAATGGGTCGGCGCTCCCTGGCTGGACGCTGAAGCTTTAGTCGAGCGTCTCGATGCCCTTCAACTTCCCGGCGTACGCTTCCGTCCGCAGGTCTTTCAGCCCACCTTCTCCAAGTACGCCGGCCAGCGCTGCAACGGCCTCCAGGTCCACGTTCTCGACCGCGACCAGTTCGACCCGCTGGCCACGGCCCTGCACCTCATCGCCGAGATCCGCTCCCTGCATCCCGACCGCCTCACCTTCCGCGACAGCCACTTCGACCGCCTCATCGGGGCTTCTTCGGTGCGAAGGGCTCTGCTGGCAGAGACACCCGTCGAGCAGATCGTCGCTCCCTGGAAGGGCGAAGGCGCCTTCTTTGACCGGCGCCGCCGCGCCTTTCTCATTTACTGACGAGGGCCGGCGCCCGGCAGCGAGGCTATTCGTGCTTAAAGCGCAAGGGAGACACCTGGTGGATACCCTCTTCCTTGCGCTGCTCAAAGTCGAAGGCCTTGAAGAAGGGGCTCTCTTCGTTGTGGCAGGAGGTGCACATCGACCCGGTGACGGGAGCGACAAGACCGACTGCCACCACTTCGGCGAGCTTGTACTCCTTGTTTTTGAGGCTCATGTAGGGATCCTTGATGTACTCGCTGCCGGCGCCATGGCAAGATTCGCAACCGACGCCGGCCAGTTGGGGCGTTTGCTGCATATCGACAAAGCCGCCGGGCTGACCCCATCCGGTGACGTGACATTTCAGGCATTCAGCGTCGCCGGTGTAGTCTTTGTCCGGGTCGAGCCCAGCCTGTTTCTTGGCATCGCTCCGCTCTCCCGGCTTGAGGAGTTGGTAGGCCTTGGCCATCTTCGTCTCCTGCCAGGACTTGAACTGCTTTAGGTGGCAGGGGTAGCATTTTTTGTTTCCTACAAAGGCATGATCGTCTGAACTTGAGGAGCCCGCCACCCCTATCAAGACCCAGGTGCCGAGGAGGAGTATCGGTAAGATGATGCTGCCTCTCATTATTCACATCCTTCCTTGCGGAACTGTTTGTGTTGTCAGGGGCCGGGCCTGATCGTTTCCAGCCCGTCTCCGACCCCATTCCCACGCAAGTCGGCTGCCATTGCCGGCTTGCGGCCGGAAGCGATGAGAGGCGGGCAAGTTTTAAGCCCACGTGAGAAGGAACACGGCAAGACGCCCGATTCCCAACCGCTGGAATGTCGCAATCTGCCCGACCGAGCACGCCTGCCCCATCCTTTCCCAGCCTTTTGCCGCCCGACTCGACCTATCTGGAATCGCAAATGCATCTCGTGGGATGGAGATTCCTGAGATGACTTGGCCAGTACTAATCTGCGGAGAGGACCTTTCTTCGATCCAGTCCCTGCAGGCCTTGGTCGAATCGGAGGGTTTTTCGGTCGACGCCTCGATGCACCCGAGCCAGGTCGTGGGCCCTTGTCTGAGAGGCCGCTATAAGTTGGCCATCGTGGCGCTGGGGGAGGAAGATGAAAGCAGCGAGGACGAAAGGCTGGAACTGATTCGCCTGATTCACGAGATCAACCCGCGACTACCGGTGGTAGTGGTGAGCGGCCCGGAGAGTCTCCAGATCGAGCGGGAGATTCGCTCGCTGGGGATCTTCTACCTGCTGACTACGCCACTTTCCAGAAGAGAGCTGCGGGACGTGCTGCGCTGCGCCCTCGGCAGGCGGGAGAGGTAGACTTTACTCGCGCTCTCTTTTGAGCCGCCGGTAGAGCGTCTTGGGATCGATGCCCAGAATCTGAGCTGCCTTCTGCTGGTTGCCTTCTACTCGTTCAAGCACCCAGTGGATGTAGCGTGACTCGACCCGTCTCAAGGGAGCCAATTCCTCTTCGCCGGCAAGCCGTCGCACGATTCTCTCGGCCGGCGAGGAGAGGATCCGCAAGTCCCAGGGCTCGATCTCGTCGGAATCGCAGAGCAAGGCTGCACGCTCGATGGTGTTCTTCAACTCACGCACATTTCCGGGCCAGCGGTGCCGCCCCAGCTCCTTCAATGCCGCTTGGGAGAGTTGTTTCGGCGATTGGCCGAAAGTCGCTTTGTCGAGAAAGTGCCGGGCCAGCAACTGTATATCGTCCTTGCGCTCCCTCAGAGGAGGCACGGAAACCACGATAACGCTGATGCGGAAGAACAGGTCCTCGCGGAATTCTCCGTCTTGGACCGCCTGAGACAGATCGGTGTTGGTGGCGGCCACGATGCGCAAGTCGGCCTGCCGGATCTTGGTCCCCCCCACTCTTCGATATTCTCCCGTTTCCAGAAAGCGCAAGAAGCTGGACTGTAGTTCGGATTCCAGAGTTCCGATCTCGTCCACGAAGAGGGTGCCCTGATGGGCGGCCTCGAGAAATCCGTGCTTGACGCCCGCGGCGCCGGTGAAGGCGCCTTTCTCGTGGCCGAAGAGTTCCGATTCCAGCAGGCCCTTGCTGAGCGAAGCGCAGTCGACGAGAACAAATGGCGCCTCGCGGCGCCGGCTAAGCCGATGGATCCGCCGGGCCACCAACTCTTTGCCGGTGCCGCTTTCACCTTGGATGAGGATAGTCCGGTCGGAGGGTGCCACGCGCTCCACCAACCCCAGCAATCGCTTGATCTGGGCGCTCTCTCCGACGATGGCATCGCCGTGGACATCCTGGCGCAGCTTCTCTCGCAATGCGCGGTTCTCAATGGCCAAGCCTCTTTTCTCGTAGGCTTTGTGAATGGCGGCGTCGATTTCCGCCAGTTTGGCCGGCTTGACCAAGTAGTGGTAGGCGCCGGCCTTGAGCGAGTTGACAGCGGTGTCGACGGCACCGTAGGCCGTCAGCATGATGACTTCCACAGAAGCGTCGATCCGCTTTATAGCCTTGAGCGTCTGTAAGCCGTCAGAGTCGGGCAGACGGATGTCGAGCAGGACGACATCCGGCAGCGAAGCCCTAACCTGGGCCAGAGCCTTCGCCGCGCTCTCGGCCGTCTTCACCTCGAAGCCACTATGCCGAAGCTCTTTGGAGAGAGACTTCCTCAAGAGGTCGTCATCGTCTACCAGAAGCACGCGAACTCGATTCATGATTCTTGGTCCCCCGTGGCCGGAATCAGCACCGTGAAGACCGTTCCCTGGCCAGCCCCGCTGGAAACGTGAATGCTCCCCTGATGCCGCCGCACGATCCACTGGGCGATGGAAAGCCCCAATCCCGTTCCCCGTCCCTCGGACTTGGTTGTGAAGAAGGGATCGAAGATATGCTCCAGATCCCTTGGCGGAATCCCGCAGCCGCTATCAGCGACCCGCAACTGGACGAAATCGTCCCGCCGGCAAACTTCGGTTTTGATCCGCCCTCCCCGAGATACGGCCTCTTGGGCGTTGAGCAGCAGATTCAGGACCAGTTGCGAAAGCTGTCGGCGGTTGCCCGTGACCAAGCAGTCAGGGGCTCCGCAATCAGCGGAGATTTCGATGCCGCTGCGGCGGGCCTGATGTTGAACAAGCGTCAAAGCTTCGCGCACGACTTTGCCCAGAAGGACGCTCTCGACCTTGCCCGAGCCGTGCCTGACAGAAGCGCTGAGAAGCCTCTGCGTGATTTCCTTGCAGCGCTCGGCTGCTTCTCCGACCGTCGCCAGATAGTCCTTGATCTCTTCTTTTTCAGACGACTCGATCTGGCTGGAGTTCTCAACGTAACGGCTTAGCCCCTCGACACAGGTGGTGATGGAGGCCATCGGATTATTGATCTCGTGGGCCAAACCCGCGGCCAGCCTTCCCACAGCGGCCAGGCGCTCCGCCCGGCTGGCCTGGGTCTCAAAGGCCTTTCGCTCCGAGACGTTGCGCACCAGCAGAACGGCCTTGTCGATTTCGCCTTGGGAATCCCGCAGGGGGGAGAAGCAGATCTCGAAGACTCCGGACTCGGGCGCGTCTCCTCCGTTGAGATGGCCTCGCCCTTCATGGAGTTTGATTTCACACGTTACCAATTGACCGCACTCCAAGGTCTGGCGCAAAGCTGTGGCGATTTGGGGAAAGGGGCCAGCGGAATTCAGCAGTTCATCCAATTCCGAACGGCTCCAAAGGGCGTCCGCCGCTCGGTTGGTCATCTCCACCCGGCGCATCGCATCTACCAAGATCAGGCCGTCAGGCAAGCTGTTCACGAGGGTCTGCAGGTAGGCTCTTTGACTCTGGAGGGTCTCGACCGAGGCTTTGATCCTCCCAGTCATATCTTGAAAGGAGGCCGCTAACTGGCCGATTTCGTCCGATTTCCGAAAGTCCTGAATCTCGACAGGCGATTGACCGACCTCGCTCAATGCTGCCGTGGCGCGCGTCAGTCTCTTAAGAGGAAGGATGACCAGCTTGTTCATCAGAATGCCCAGAACGATCAGGGTTGCCAAAACCATGAGACTGGCCCGGTAGAAGGAGTCGCCCAATTCGGCGCGCAGGCGATCCCTGATGGGAGCGGTGGGGAAGTCCATCACGAGCACGCCGTTGTAACGGGCGGCCGGATCGTGACAGGCGTGACACTCCGTTCGGTTGGGGACCGGAGCAGCATAGCGCAGAATATTCTCTCCCCCTAATTCCATAAATTCGGACCGCCGGGACGAGGCAGACGCACCCTCATGGCAGGGGCGGCAGCCGTCCTCCTGCAGAGTGAAGCGGAGGCCAAGATCGGCCCGATCAGAAGAGAAACGAACCTGGGCCGACAGATCGAGCAGAAAGATGCGCTCTACCGAGGAGTTGGCGCCCAAGCGTTCAATCGAGTGCTGAAGCAGCTCCGGATGCTGGCCCATCATGGCCATCTCCAAGAGACCTTCGAGAGCGATTCCCGCCAGTTGGTCGGCCGAAGTCCGCAGCTCGGCGAGGAGTTGGCGGCGATTAGAGCGGTAGTCGGCGATGAAGTGGAGGGAGGAGATGAGCACAATGGTAGCGATGACGCCGGAGGCGACCTTGAAGTGAAGGGTCTGAAAGACTCGAAAGCGTGCCACTTTCGCCCCTCTCCTTGCTTTTGCAGATCGGGATGACCCGGCCACAGTATATGTCAGCACCGGGGTTCTCCCAAACAAGCCTGACGACAAACGACTACGCACGAAAAAACCTTCGTCCCAAGCAAGGGCAGATGAGATAGACGGGCACTTTGCCCTAGCACCTCGTAGAACAGTCGGGCAAAGTGTCAGCCTCGAGCACTGCCGCTGTCCTTGATCGTCCTGAGGCTGCCTCTCCCACATCGGTTATTGCTGGCGTGAATGCTGGCACTCCTCGCCGCCAGGGCGGACTGAGCTGGCCTCCAAGGCTCCCTCGACCGTCTCGGTCGGACTACGGCATGCATCTTGCTGCCTGTGAGCGGGAAAAGCGTGGCTCACCGCAGGGGTGAGAGCATGACTTTTGGATTGGAGAGTGCTCGTTATGAGGCGCATCTTTTTCGCGATACTTGCGGCACTTGCCGCCTTCTCACTGATCTACCTGGGTTCTCCCGACGTTGTGCGGGGGCAGTCTCCGGTTTCGCTGACAGCGGGTGTGGGAACGCCCCTGCTCGACGGGATCGAGGACCCAGGGGAGTGGACTTCCGACTCCATCACAACCTCCCGCGGAATCATGGTCAAAGCCATGATGGACGAGGAGAACTTCTACATTCTGGCCAGATGGCCGGATTCCACAATGAGCGTTCAGCAAAACCACTGGACCTGGAACGGGTCTCAGTGGAATGCATCCGACGACGAGGACCGGATCGCGTTCATATGGGAAGTGAGGGACGAGTCGGGGTCTGCTCTAAATGGAGGAGACGGACCGTCCTGTCAAACCATGTGTCACCCGGGTGAGGGAATGGCTCCTCGGTTCGGGCGGGTCGATGTCTGGCACGCCAAGGCGACACGGTTCTTACCTGTCGGTCATACCGACGACAAGTACTGGGACATCGACGGACCTGACGGCCGTCACAGCGATTCCGGGTCGGGCTCCGGCGACCGCAACCGCAACGAGATGGAGACCGGGCCCCAGTTCCGGGCTGCGTCCGGACCGGGCGCCAACGTCACCTTCCTGGCCGCCGATCAGGCGGCGCTTGACGCATTCAACGCCTTCGGCACCCAACTCGGGAGCGCCGATTTGGCGGTGCCGATCGAAGAGAGCGATGAGTTTCAAGAGAACGACACCGTTGCGGGAAGGCTGCTCAGCGTCCCCACAGGAAACCGGGCCTCGGTCAGGTCGGTGGGAAGCTGGGCCGAGGGCTTCTGGACGGTGGAATTCTCCCGGAAGTTAGCCGGAGAAAACGGAGACGGGGGAATGCCCGAAGACTTTACGGCGCGTCCGGGAGGATCGGTACGTTTCGTGTGCGAGATCTTCGACAACTTGCTCGATCACGAGAATCACAGTTTCTCGCCAGCGGGAAGCGGACCAGCCGACTTTACCGTCTACACGCTCAACTTTCCGCAGCCCACAAGGCTTTTCTTCGCTCAAACCGGTAATGGCGGAGGATTCGTCGCCGACCACGTCTTCACCAACCCTTCCTCCGAGCGTATGGTCAACGCCACCATGAACGTCTTCGACAACAACGGAGACCCTCTGGAGATCGACATCGAAGCGGCCGTCTCGGGTCAGGAGCCTGGACTCTACTCAAGCCTCATGCCGGGACCGCATTCCAGCGTCGAGTTCCAGATTCCGCCTCAGGGCGCGGTCACCATCAGGACTTCTGGACAAGGAGACGTTGTCGCGGGATCGGCGGAAGTCGACGGAGACAACGCCTTTGGCGGTGTCGTGCGCTTCGAGATTCCCGGAATCGGCATCGCCGGGGTGGGCAGCAGCCAGGCTTTGGACGCCTTCATCGTTCCCGTCCGCAGAACCGCAGCGGGAATCCGGACGGGAATCGCTCTCCACCACGCTGATGATGCCGCTGCGGGCAGCCTGACCCTGCACTTGACACTCCGAGGCGAGGACGGGCTGGAAGTGGCCTCGAACACCGTGGACGATTTTCCCTTCCGCGGCCACCTGGCCATGTTCATTGACGAACTCTTCCTCGAGTTCTTCGATCCAGCTTCGGGGCCCGCCGACTTTACGGGGACTCTTACCGTGCGGGCAGAAGGAGGCCAAGTGGCGGCGACTGCTCTTGAATTGGGGACTCAGCCAGGAGAATTCACCACCTTGCCGGTAATCCCCGTGCAGTGATCGGTTGCGCTTTCCAGTGATTGGGGAGGCCTCGAGGTGGGCGCGCGGCGGCGGCGGGATTCCCGAGAAGGGGCCCTTCGGCGCCGGCGCGCGGGATCGCGGAACCGGACGAACCGGGCAACGGGTCGCATGGGTGGCTCAACCTTGAAAGCGAGGATCGCCATGACTTCAGAATCGAACCCCAAGAGTCCCATTGGACTTCTTGCGACGACACTCCCTTTGCTGGCGCTGTTGGCAATCATCTGCGTTGACGCGGGCGGCCGCGCCATGGGCGTTGCTGCCCAGCCGCCTGCGCAGACCCTGCAGGGCGCCGCCAAGTCCGACATTCCCGTCGTCAATCCCGACGGATACACGAGCGCCAGGACTTGCGGCCAGTGTCATCAGGACATCTACAACTCCTGGAAAAAGAGCCTGCACGCCTTCTCCCTCATGGACCCGGTCTTTGATACGGCCTTTATGCAGGCCGTTAAGGAAGGTGGAGAAGAGGCAAGGCGGCGCTGCCTGCATTGTCACGCCCCTCTGTCGATGATGAGCGGCGACTACCAACTGACGGAGGGTGTCACTCGTGAAGGCGTCAGTTGCGATTTCTGCCACACGGTCACCCAGGTCCACCTCGACGGTCGGGAAAAGCCCTACTCGGTCGATCTCGGAATCGTGAAACGCGGGGTCATTAAGAAGGCTGCCTCTCCGGCTCACGAGGTCGCCTTCTCTGAGTTGCACGGCCAATCCGAGTTCTGCGGCGGCTGCCACAATTACATCGCCGCCAGCGGCGCCCTCATCATGGGAACCTACAGCGAGTGGCGTCAGGGACCCTACGCGGCAGAAGGGGTCCAGTGTCAGAACTGCCACATGACGCTGAGCGCCGGCAAGGTCGTCTTCGACCAGCCTCAAGAGAGCGCGGCTCAGATCCATCTTCACAGTCTCATTCACGACAGCAATCAACTGCGCAGCGCCCTTGAGGTGCACATCGTCAGGGCGGAGCGGCAGGGCGAGTGGCTGGATGTGCAAGTCGAAGTGAACAATGTCGGCTCCGGACACATGGTGCCCACCGGCATGCCCACCCGCGAGGTTATGCTGGAAGTCAAGGCCGAGAGCGCCGGACTTTCGCGCGTTCAGAACCGCCGCTACCGAAAAGTGGTCGCCGACGAGCGGAACCGTCCGCTGAAGAACGACTATGAGGTCATGCTCCGGGGTTCCAAGATCGTCAGCGACAACCGGCTAGCCCCGCGCCAACCTAGATTGGAACGCTTTCGATTCCCCCTCTGGGGATCGAAGCCAGTTGAAGTCACGGCCTCCCTCTCCTATCAGTACTCGCCCATGTTGGTGAAGAAGGAAGTCATGAACGTCGAGCTGGGCCGTGCGCGCCACCGAGTGGCTGGCCGATGAACGGTACCGGAAAACAGCCGTGGGGAAGGCAATGAGATTCGTGACGGTTGCGGGAGTGCTGCTCGCCATTGTCGGCACGGGAGCTTGGCTCTCTCTGCTTCCAGCGCCGGTGGACCAGCCCATCGCCTTCAACCACCGGGTGCACGTGGAGGACTTGGGGGCCGATTGCACCGACTGCCACCTCTACGCCTCGACCGGCATCCGGGCCACCATTCCCAACGTTGAAACCTGCGCGGTGTGCCACTCGGAACCTCTGGGTGACTCGCCCGCCGAGTTGGAGCTGGCCCGCTACGTGGAGGCCGGGCAAACGATCTCTTGGGCCAAGGTCTACTGGGTTCCTCAAGACGTCTTGTTCTCCCACCGTCTTCACACGTCGGTGGCTGAGATCGAGTGTGAGACCTGCCACGGGGCGGTGGGAAAAAGAGATGAGCCCTTGGTTCGTTCGCTCCGGCCCCTGAGCATGGATTCCTGCATCGAATGCCATCAGGAAAGAGAGGTGCCGAATGACTGCATCGCCTGTCACCGATGATTTGCCGCGAGTACCCCGCTCCAACACCTCGGCACCCCAGGGAAGCAGTCGGGGGAATGGCGATGTGACTCTCAGCCGCCGGGAGTTGCTTTGCCTTCTCGGCATCGCCTCGGCAGCGGCTATGGGAGGCTGTTCGCGACAGTGGACTCTGCCTGAGCGACTGGTAGAAATGGCCCTGCGTGGTCCGGGGTTGGTCAGCGAGGTTGAAAGTGTTTGTGGGCTCTGTCCCGGAGCTTGCGGGTTAACGGTCCGCTTAGTGGATGGCCTGCCGGTAGGGCTCAAAGGCAACCCCAACCATCCTCTCAATCGAGGCGGCTTGTGTCCGGTGGGGTTGGCCGGACTGGACATCCTCTATGCCCCCAACCGTCTCAGGCATCCTCTGCGCAAGCATGCGCAAGGCGAGTTTCGCCAAGTGGAATGGGAAGAGGCCTTGGGTGAGATATCCGAGAAGCTCAAGGGAATCGGAACGGCGGAAAACCGCGGATCGGCAGCAATGATCTGCGGCGAGCCCAGCAGTCTCTTTCAAGACTTGGCGGCCCAATTCATGGGCTGGCTGGGATCGCCTCACTTGGCCTGCACGGGGCAAGGCAACGTCCTGCCATTCACACTCACTCAAGGCCTGCGAGAAGTTCCCGCCTTTGATTGGTCGGGGGCCGACTTGGTGCTCTCGTTGGGCTTGGATCTGTTCGAAGACGGCCCGGCCCCGCTGCACGCGGCTTCGGCCCTGATCGGCGCCCGGCAAACGCAGGACCGAGCCAGGCTCCTCCATGCCGGAAGCCGTTGCTCGCTCAGCGCCTCCAAGGCCGATCAATTCGTGGCCATCCATCCCGGCACCCACGGCGCCCTGGCGCTGGGCATCGCTCACGTGCTGGTGCGTGAGGGGCGCTACGACAGCCGATTCGTGACCGCCCACACCTATGGTTTCGAGGATGGGAGGCAAGACGGAGAAGAACGCCTGGGCTTCCGTCGGCTGCTTTTGGAGCGCTATTACCCCGACCGTGTGGCCCAAATTTGCGGCTGCCCCGCCGCAGCCATCGTGCGCCTGGCCCGGCGCTTCGCCCAAGCCTCCCGGCCCTTGGCTATCGCTGGAGGCGAAGCCGCAGAGGGCAGCAACGCTACCTGCAACATCATGGCCGCGCATTCCCTCAACGCTCTCATGGGCTCCTTCGACAAGGCCGGAGGTGTCCTGAACAAGCCATCGATTCCTCTCAGCCCGCTTCCACGGGTGGGCGGCTGCGACGGTGAGCCCTCGCTGTTCGAGAGCGCTCAAGGCGGCGGATTGCTGGGCACCGATCCTCTGGAGGCGCTTTCTCAGGCCGTTTCGGATGGCTCGCCTCGCCTCGAGGTCCTCTTCGTGATCGGCGACGATCCGGTGGGCAGTCGTCCAGGCGGAAGCCGGGTCGTTCAAGCCCTGAGAGGGATTCCCACCGTGATCGCCTTGACGCCTTTCCTGGACGAGACCTGCGACGAGGCGGATTGGGTACTTCCCACGCCGGTTCCCCTTGAGCAGTGGGAGGACGCCACCACACCCCCGTTCAGCGCCCTCGCCGTCCTGGGGATTTCCCGCCCCGTAACCGGGCCTCTCCACTCCAGCCGCCATGCCGGAGACGTGCTGCTCGACTTGAGTTCCAGAGTCGCTCCGGAGGGAGCCAGCCTCCCCTGGGGGCACTACTCCGACTACCTCAAGGACCGTCTCGAAGGCCTGTCCGAGTCCGGCCAGGGCGCTCTCATCAGCGGGTCATTCGAAGAATCCTGGAGGCGCTTTCTGGAAGACCGCGGCTGGCGATTTCGACAACACCAGGGAATGGACGACTTCTGGTCCGGCATTCTCAAGCAGTCCGGTTGGTGGAGTCCGGCAAGACCCCAGGGCGAAGGGGGACAACTCTTCGACACGCCTTCAGGACGATACGAATTCTTCTCCCAGAAGCTTTACCGCGAGCTTCTGGATCGATGGGGCGGCCTGGCCTCTTCTGCCGACGCCCAGCAGGCCCTAGGCCGCGCCCGAGAGTCCCTTGGGCTCCAGGGGCAGGTGGACGAGCTTTGCCTGCCCCACCATGAGCCGCCCCACCTCGTAGGCCGGGGCGACTTAACGCTGGTTCCTTTCCGTCCCATCACCGCCCGGGGACGCTTGGGGACGGCCTCGGCCATGGTGATGGAGATGTTCGGTCACTCCGTCCTCTCAGGCTGGCAGCCTTGGGCCGAACTGAGCCCGGAGACGGCCCGGCGGCTTGATCTGGAGGAGGGAGACCTGATTGGGCTTCAAACCATCTCTGGTCAAATCGAGGCCGAGGTACGGATTCGACCGGGTGCTGCCTCGGAAGCCGTCCACCTGCCTCTCGGCTTAGGGCGGATCCAAGCCCCGGGAGCCGAGACGCTGAAGGCCAATCCTCTCAACATCGTGCTCGACTCGCGGGATCCGCTCAGCGGGGCACTCTCGCTCAGCTCAACCCGGGTCCAGGTGCGGCTGGTCAGGCGGCGGCCTCACGGCGGGCCGCCGCCGCATCTTTCGGGAGGAGAGGCATGAGACGCTGGGGTATGGTCATCGATCTGGACCGCTGTACTGGCTGCGGGGCCTGCATGGCGGCCTGCCATCAGGAGAACAACCTGACGGCCGCCGGTCCTGAACAGACCCGCCGAGACCGGGCCTTTCACTGGTTGAAGATGCTTCCGACGGAATCGCGCTTAGGAGACGAGGTCATGACCCGCTATCTTCCTCAGCCCTGTTTTCAGTGCGACAATCCGCCCTGTGTGAGGGTCTGCCCCGTCCATGCCACCTACCTCAACCATGAGGGAATCGTAGGGCAGGTTTACGCGCGCTGCATCGGTTGCCGCTACTGCATGGCGGCCTGCCCCTACAACGCCAAAGTCTTCAACTGGTTCGAGCCCGAGTGGCCGGGAGACATGAAGCGGAAAGCCAATCCCGATGTTTCGCTGCGTCCCAAGGGAGTCGTCGAGAAATGCACCTTTTGCCATCACCGCATCAACCGGGCCAAAGAGGAGGCGCGGGTCGAGGGCAGGGACGTGCGGGATGGGGACGTCATTCCGGCTTGCGCAGAGAACTGCCCGACCCAGGCTATCGCTTTCGGCGACTTGAACGACCCTCGCAGCCGCGTGAGCCAGTTGGTCAGCGGCCCCCGTGTCTTCCGCCTGCAGGAAGACTTGGGGACTGAACCCAAAGTCTTTTACCTGGCGGAGAAAGAATGAGACACCAA contains:
- a CDS encoding DUF1343 domain-containing protein — its product is CLIEGTNLSEGRGTTRPFEWVGAPWLDAEALVERLDALQLPGVRFRPQVFQPTFSKYAGQRCNGLQVHVLDRDQFDPLATALHLIAEIRSLHPDRLTFRDSHFDRLIGASSVRRALLAETPVEQIVAPWKGEGAFFDRRRRAFLIY
- a CDS encoding multiheme c-type cytochrome encodes the protein MRGSIILPILLLGTWVLIGVAGSSSSDDHAFVGNKKCYPCHLKQFKSWQETKMAKAYQLLKPGERSDAKKQAGLDPDKDYTGDAECLKCHVTGWGQPGGFVDMQQTPQLAGVGCESCHGAGSEYIKDPYMSLKNKEYKLAEVVAVGLVAPVTGSMCTSCHNEESPFFKAFDFEQRKEEGIHQVSPLRFKHE
- a CDS encoding sigma-54 dependent transcriptional regulator; amino-acid sequence: MNRVRVLLVDDDDLLRKSLSKELRHSGFEVKTAESAAKALAQVRASLPDVVLLDIRLPDSDGLQTLKAIKRIDASVEVIMLTAYGAVDTAVNSLKAGAYHYLVKPAKLAEIDAAIHKAYEKRGLAIENRALREKLRQDVHGDAIVGESAQIKRLLGLVERVAPSDRTILIQGESGTGKELVARRIHRLSRRREAPFVLVDCASLSKGLLESELFGHEKGAFTGAAGVKHGFLEAAHQGTLFVDEIGTLESELQSSFLRFLETGEYRRVGGTKIRQADLRIVAATNTDLSQAVQDGEFREDLFFRISVIVVSVPPLRERKDDIQLLARHFLDKATFGQSPKQLSQAALKELGRHRWPGNVRELKNTIERAALLCDSDEIEPWDLRILSSPAERIVRRLAGEEELAPLRRVESRYIHWVLERVEGNQQKAAQILGIDPKTLYRRLKRERE
- a CDS encoding ATP-binding protein; amino-acid sequence: MARFRVFQTLHFKVASGVIATIVLISSLHFIADYRSNRRQLLAELRTSADQLAGIALEGLLEMAMMGQHPELLQHSIERLGANSSVERIFLLDLSAQVRFSSDRADLGLRFTLQEDGCRPCHEGASASSRRSEFMELGGENILRYAAPVPNRTECHACHDPAARYNGVLVMDFPTAPIRDRLRAELGDSFYRASLMVLATLIVLGILMNKLVILPLKRLTRATAALSEVGQSPVEIQDFRKSDEIGQLAASFQDMTGRIKASVETLQSQRAYLQTLVNSLPDGLILVDAMRRVEMTNRAADALWSRSELDELLNSAGPFPQIATALRQTLECGQLVTCEIKLHEGRGHLNGGDAPESGVFEICFSPLRDSQGEIDKAVLLVRNVSERKAFETQASRAERLAAVGRLAAGLAHEINNPMASITTCVEGLSRYVENSSQIESSEKEEIKDYLATVGEAAERCKEITQRLLSASVRHGSGKVESVLLGKVVREALTLVQHQARRSGIEISADCGAPDCLVTGNRRQLSQLVLNLLLNAQEAVSRGGRIKTEVCRRDDFVQLRVADSGCGIPPRDLEHIFDPFFTTKSEGRGTGLGLSIAQWIVRRHQGSIHVSSGAGQGTVFTVLIPATGDQES
- a CDS encoding ethylbenzene dehydrogenase-related protein, with the protein product MRRIFFAILAALAAFSLIYLGSPDVVRGQSPVSLTAGVGTPLLDGIEDPGEWTSDSITTSRGIMVKAMMDEENFYILARWPDSTMSVQQNHWTWNGSQWNASDDEDRIAFIWEVRDESGSALNGGDGPSCQTMCHPGEGMAPRFGRVDVWHAKATRFLPVGHTDDKYWDIDGPDGRHSDSGSGSGDRNRNEMETGPQFRAASGPGANVTFLAADQAALDAFNAFGTQLGSADLAVPIEESDEFQENDTVAGRLLSVPTGNRASVRSVGSWAEGFWTVEFSRKLAGENGDGGMPEDFTARPGGSVRFVCEIFDNLLDHENHSFSPAGSGPADFTVYTLNFPQPTRLFFAQTGNGGGFVADHVFTNPSSERMVNATMNVFDNNGDPLEIDIEAAVSGQEPGLYSSLMPGPHSSVEFQIPPQGAVTIRTSGQGDVVAGSAEVDGDNAFGGVVRFEIPGIGIAGVGSSQALDAFIVPVRRTAAGIRTGIALHHADDAAAGSLTLHLTLRGEDGLEVASNTVDDFPFRGHLAMFIDELFLEFFDPASGPADFTGTLTVRAEGGQVAATALELGTQPGEFTTLPVIPVQ
- a CDS encoding multiheme c-type cytochrome, whose protein sequence is MTSESNPKSPIGLLATTLPLLALLAIICVDAGGRAMGVAAQPPAQTLQGAAKSDIPVVNPDGYTSARTCGQCHQDIYNSWKKSLHAFSLMDPVFDTAFMQAVKEGGEEARRRCLHCHAPLSMMSGDYQLTEGVTREGVSCDFCHTVTQVHLDGREKPYSVDLGIVKRGVIKKAASPAHEVAFSELHGQSEFCGGCHNYIAASGALIMGTYSEWRQGPYAAEGVQCQNCHMTLSAGKVVFDQPQESAAQIHLHSLIHDSNQLRSALEVHIVRAERQGEWLDVQVEVNNVGSGHMVPTGMPTREVMLEVKAESAGLSRVQNRRYRKVVADERNRPLKNDYEVMLRGSKIVSDNRLAPRQPRLERFRFPLWGSKPVEVTASLSYQYSPMLVKKEVMNVELGRARHRVAGR
- a CDS encoding cytochrome c3 family protein — protein: MRFVTVAGVLLAIVGTGAWLSLLPAPVDQPIAFNHRVHVEDLGADCTDCHLYASTGIRATIPNVETCAVCHSEPLGDSPAELELARYVEAGQTISWAKVYWVPQDVLFSHRLHTSVAEIECETCHGAVGKRDEPLVRSLRPLSMDSCIECHQEREVPNDCIACHR